The following DNA comes from Shinella zoogloeoides.
ACATCGCGAGGATCCGGATGAAACCCGACAGCAGTGCGGCAAGAAGCAGGCCGGGAACGATGCCCGCCATGAAGAGGCCACCGATCGAGACACCCGTCATGGCGCCATAGACGATCATCGTCATCGAAGGAGGAATGATGGGACCGATGATGGCCGCGACCGCGACGATGCTGGCGGCGAGGCCCGGCTGATAGCCTTGCTTCTTCATCGACGGGATCATGATGGAGCCGATCGATGCTGCCTCGGCCGCAGAGGAGCCGGAGACGTTCGCCATGGCCGTGCAGGCGACGACGCTGGTGTGGCCGAGGCTGCCGCGCAGATGCCCGACAAGCGTCTGCGCGAAGGTGACGAGCGCGCCGGAAAGCCCGCCCTTGGACATCAGCGATCCCGCAAGGATGAAGTAGGGCAGTGCGAGCAGGCTGAAGGAATCCAGCATGGCGAAGGTACGCTGGGCGAAGAGCGCGAAGTTGACGCCGGGCATGACGAAGATGCCGGCCGCGCTGGTCAGGCCGATGGCCAGCAGCACGGGTAGACCCAGCCCGACCAGAACGAGGAGGCCGCCGAAGAGAAGAATGAGCGTCATGCTGCCGATACTCCCAGTACCTTCTGAAGCAGCCGGTCCACGGCCGTGAAGACGAGATAGGCTCCGCCGATGAGGAGGCCGAGATAGACCTTGTCCATCGTCACGCCCATGCCCGGGCTGGTCTGCCGCCAGGCGACGCCCATCAGCGTTGCGGTTCCGGAGATGGTCGCGACGCCCAGAACCAGCCAGGCGAGATCGATGATCCAGCCGAGAACCAGCGCGCCGCGGGCACTGAGCGCATTCTGGAGAATATCGACGCCGATATGGGCGTTGCGGCGATAGCCGATGGGCACCGCGAAGAACACCAGCCAGATATGGCTGTAGCGCTGGAACTCTTCCGACCAGCTCAGCGTGCTGCCGAGGAGGAACCGGTTGAAGACCTGCCACAGTGCGGCGAAGACCATGGCGGCGAACAGGATGACGACCGCGATCTCGAACAGCCGATGGACTGCCGAAAAGAGCGTGCCGAGCGGCCCGGGAAGCGTCGCGACCGGCTTGCCGGATGCCTCCTTCTCGACCGTATCGAAATCAGATGTGACATGCATCGCAACCCCTCCCTGCGACGTGGTAGGCAGATCGGCCGGGTCACTCCCGTCCCGCCGCCGTCCGCCTTTGTTGATTGACCTGCCCGTGCCGCTTCAGCGGAACTTCGCCTGCATCGTCCCGATGCCGGGAATGGCGTCCTTGAGATGGGCGTGCCGCTCCTCGAAATGCTGGAGTAGCCCGCGCTTCGTCCGGCCGGCGAGAATGGTGAAGATATATTCGGCATGGCCCGGCGAGGTGACCGTCGGGTGATAGCCGCCGGCGACCAGCACCGTATCGCGGTGACCCGTCATCACGACCTGTCGCGCCTCGCCCTCGCGATAGAGGAACTGGCCGCCGAAGCCGGTCTCTGGCTGGAAACGGTAGTGGTAGAGCTCCTCGTGGTCCGTTTCGCCATCCCGGTCCGTATCGTGCTTGTGGGGCGGGTAGCCCGACCAGCAGCCCTGTTCGCAATAGAGTTCGCTGACCAGCAGGCGGCCGCTGCGGCCTTCGCCGTTCTGGCCGAGAAGGTGGTAGATGTCGCGCCGCGAATGCGTCTCGCTGGAACCGACGGCGACCATTTCCACCTCTTCGGGTGTCACGCGGAAGGGAGGGTACTCCTCTGCGCAGCGTGCGCCGGCAATGGCGACCTCGCAATCGCTGAGCGCCTCGATGGTGATCGCGCCGCGGCTGCCGGCGTAGACGCTGTCTGTCCGGCCGTCCCAAATGCTCCGTCTTCCGCCGACGGCGCTGAAGCCATGCCCGCCGACATGGACATCGACGAGGCCGTGCAGCGGCACGATATGCGCTTCCAGCTCTTCACGCTCGAAGACGTGGCGTTCGCCGGCCTTCAGCCTGACGAGGTTGAAGTAGATGAGCGAAAGGTGTCCGCCCGGCACGACGATGGGCTGGTTCTCGTTGTCGTGCGCGTGAATGTGAAAGGACATGGCAGTCTCCGGAATGGACGGCGCCCCGCCAGGGGCGCCGCTGATAGGGTCACTTCGCTGCGGCGCGGATCTTTTCGAGGAGCCCGGTGGCTTCGAAGGATGTGGCAAGCTCGTCCTGCACGCTTGCGGCGGCCGACTGGAGCGGTGCCGTATCGACCTCCGTGACGTTGACGCCTGCATCGGCCAGGGCCTTCAGGGCTTCGCCTTCGCGCAGCGGTGCCAGCGAACGTTGTGCGTCGCGGGCAAACCAGGCCGCCTTCTGCAGGGTCGCCTTGTCGGCTTCCGACAGAGAGCTGACGAAGGTGCTGGAGCAGACGAATGCCAGCGGGCCGAAGAGGTGGCGCGTCAGTGCGTAGTTGTGCGCGACCTCGTTGAACTTGTTGGCGAGGATGATGGAGGCATTGTGCTCAAGCCCGTCGAGCACGCCCGTTTCCATGGCCGTGTAGATTTCGCCGAATGCCATCGGCGTGGCATTGGCGCCCATGGCATTGATCGCCTTGACGTAGGTGTCCGTCGGGATCGTGCGGATCTTCAGGCCCTTGAGGTCTTCGACATTCGTGATGGCCTTGTTGGTCGTGGCCACGTTGCGATAGCCCCAGCTATCCAGCCAGGCGACGACTTCGAAGCCGCTGTTGCGCAATGCGGTCTGCAGTTCCGTGCCGACCTCGCCGTCGAGGACGCGGTGGACATGGTCGTAGTCCTTCCAGAGGAAGGGCAGGTCGAGCACGCCGACCTTCTTCTCGAAATTGCCCAGGATGGCGGTGCCGGAGATGATGCAGTCGGCGCCGGAGCCGAGCTGCATGGCCTCATAGACCTCACGCTCCTGGCCGAGCTGGTTGTTGGGGTGAATGGTCACGTTGAAGTTGGTTCCGAAGTCCTGTGCGTACTTCTGGAACAGCCAGGACGTCGTATGGATCTCGGATTCCATCGAGTCCTGATGCGCATGCGCGAGCTTGAGTTCGACGGCGTGAGCCGACAGGCTCATAAGCAACGCGAAGCCCGCGCCGCCAACGAAAGTGGCAGTCCTCATTATTCCCTCCCAGGGTGTTGAATTACCTTGCCGCGGAGCGCGGATCAGGTTCCGGCGTCGAGTTCGCTGTAGCGCGTCCCCGTCATGATCAGGTGCCGATGCATGGCATGGCCTGCCGCGTCCGCATCGCCGCGTTCGATGGCGCGCAGGATGGTCGCATGCTCCTCCAGCGCCTGGGTCGCACGCCCTGCATCGCAGGTGCCGCTTTCCTTGGCGCTGGAAATGATACGGGGTGCGAAGACGCTCACCATGGAGTGCAGCGCCTCGTTGCCGGTTGCCTTGGCGACTTCAAGATGGAAGAGCACGTCCGGCTCGATGGACGGCCGGTTTTCGGCAACCGCGGCTACATGGGTTTCATGCACCGCGCGGATGGCGGCGATCGCCGCCTTGCCGGCCCGTTCCGCAGCCAGACGCGCCGTCTGCACTTCGAGAATCCTGCGTGCCTCGACCATGTCGGCAGGGGCCGGGTCGGCAATCGACAGCATGTTGGCGATCAGGCCCGAAATGCCCGAGGACGTCATGTTGTCCTCGACCACCGTGCCGCTCTGCGGGCGCGTGCGCAGGATGCCGAAGAACTCCAGCTTGAGAAGCGCCTCGCGCACGGCGCTGCGTCCGACGCCAAACTGTTCGGCGAGGGCACGCTCCGCCGGCAGGCGATCACCGGGCTTGATGACGCCCTGGGCGATGAGGGCGCGGAGCTGCTGGATGATCTGCTCGGACGGACTCGTGACGTCGATCCGGCTCAATCCCTTCAGAACTTCCATCCCTGCCTCCCTCTGGCATCATCCGATTGCCATGGGATAGCATCAAGGAGTAAATTGGTCAACCAGTCGCTAGTTGATCAGAAAAAATGATTTGCCCGCCTTAAAAGACGAATACACACCAAGCTGTGAGCAATGCCGTGAGCGGTCCTATGCTGTTATCGGTTCGAGCCTTTTTAGAAGCCAGCGTCACAGCTTATCTGCATAAGCCCAGAGCCGCTGCGTCTACCAAGAGAGTGGCGTCCGCGTGCGCATTTAGGGCCGAAGCTGGGATGGGAGCGCGGTGGTGAAACGGCGACGCAATCGACGAGAGACGGCATGGAACAATTCATCATCAATGGCGCGATCCTATCGACCAATTGCGCGCTGATTCCGCCCGGCCTCACGCTCATCTTCGGCATCATGAACGTGCTGAACTTCGCACGCAGCCGGATGTTCATGATCGGCAGCCTCGTGGTCTACTGGGTCTGCGCGGTCTATGGAATGCCCTATGGGGTGAGGCTGACGGGCCGCAAAGAAAACTCGATGCTGCTCGCCGTCGGCACGGCTTTCGTGCTGTGATATCGCCGAGTTCCATGGACCGTCTTCGCGGAGCGGTATCTGGATGATGAATATGAAGCTGCCCTATCAAGAGGCTGGTCATCCGGGCTTCGAGGAAAGAAGAGAGCGGGATAATCAGTCATAGCTGTTTTCTTACTCGTCGATGGGAATCGCCGGAATGTTCAGTGGCGCCCGAGTACGTGCCATTTCTCCGCGCTCTTGCCGGATAAGGCGATGTAATGCCCGTAGAGATTGGCGGTCGGGTCGCAATGCGTCGCGGCGAGAAGCAGGCGGCTACCGAGGCGCGGCGGCTTCCGTCCCGGTGGTAGCCGGACGACGCCATGTTCATCGCCAGCAAAGTGGTAGGAGGAACCGTTCGGCGCGCCGAGGATCATATCCGGCATAGGGCCGTTGAAGGCAACAGCCTTCGTGCCAGCATCCACCGTCACCTGTCCTTCGCGGTTGGCCGACACCACGGTTGTCAGGATGAACAGTGATTGTTCATAGGGCAGGGCGCCGCCCTCCTTGTCGGTGATGCGTCGATAGTCCGCGTCCATGAAGACATAGGAACCGACCTGCACCTCGTTGAACGGCCCGGCGCAATCGAAACCGAAGGTTCCGGTGCCGCTGCCCGTGACGATGTCTGCCGTGATCCCGGCCTGGCGCAGCCCGGTGAGGGTCTGCCTCAAGGTATCCGCCACCTGCCGGGCTCCGGCTTCGCGGGCATCGTGATCGGCAATGTGCTGCACCTGTCCAGCAAAGCCTTGAATGCCACAAAAAACCACAGCAGGGGAAAAGACCGCACGTTCTGCAAGCGAAATGGCGGCAGCTACGGACTGTGTCCCGGAGCGGCCCTGCCCGACATCGAGTTCGACGACAACCGAAATGGGGCGGGCATTACGGCTTTTTACCGCCTCGATCTGGGCTAGATGATCCTGATGATCGAGGGTCAAGGTGAGATCCACCCGTTCGCCCAGTTGCACGGCGCGCGCGTACTTTTCATCGCCCGCCAGCGGAGACGTAATCATCAGGGGCCCGACGCTGGCGTCGGCAAGCGCTTCGGCCTCGCCGATTGTGGCGCAGGCGATCCCCACGGCCCCCGCCTCGAGCTGGAGGCGCGCAATCTCGGCGCATTTGTGAGTTTTTGCATGCGGCCGCAACGCAATTCCGGCCTGCCGGGCATGGAACGCCATGGTATCGATGTTGCGCGTCAGCGCGGCGACGTCGATCATCGCGCAAGGCGTTGGCAGGGAAAGCAGGCGTGGATCGTCCGGACGAAGCGATGACATGGCTGCTCCTCCTAGGGTCAGGACTGGTTGCCGCGGAAGCGCGACAGGCGGAAGGGGGAGGGATCGACCACCGGATTGTCGTTGGCGACGAGATCAGCGGTCAGGCGGCCGGCGCCCAGACCCAGCCCGAAGCCATGACCCGAATAGCCGGTGGACACCACCAGACCTGGTGCGGCCTCCACAGGCGCGATGACGGGAACGGCGTCGGGTGTGACGTCGATCAGGCCAGCCCATTCTTCCGCAATCTTTGCGCCACGGAAATGGGGGAAGGTTTCCACCAGATGGTGCCAGGCTTTCGAAAGATCGCGGCGGACAGGCGCTGGGTCCAGGACGGCATCCGTTCGCGGCCGGTTGAACTGTTGGGGGGAAAGAAAGCTTCCGGCTGTGCGTCTGCCTGCCTGGAGCCGGATAGAGCGCCACTCCTCCCGCATCAGCCCGAGGAAATCCGGCAGGAAGCGAAAACTGTCGGCGACGATTTCCGCCGTCATCGTGGTGCCGAAGCCGACCGTATAGCCGCCATCGAGCCGTTTGCGGATGGAAAAGCCGCCGCCTTTCATGGAAAGAGCAGGACCGCCATCGAAGGCTTCGGTGCGCAATGTGGATTCGGTGATCGCAAGCTGCGGCAGGCGGATGTCGAGGGGGCGCAACATGGCGCTTGACCAGGCGCCTCCCGCAAGCACCACTCGCTGGCAGGCGAGACGACGCCCCCTGTCGAGCAGCACGCCGGATATCCGCCCGCCGGAAAGCTCGATCCCCTCCACGGCAGTGCGGGTATGGATGCGCGCTCCTGCCCGCATGGCGGCGGCGGCGATGGCGGGGGCGGCCATGCCGGGTTCAGCTCGCCCGTCGGAGGGGGCGTATAGCGCTTCGCGCCACCGGCCGCGATGTTCGGGGACGAGGCGGGAAATTTCGGCAGCGGAGAGCATACGGCAATCGACACTGTAATCGCGCGCTTTTTCCAGCCAACCGTGGCCCTCGTCGATCTGCCGGTCAGTGGAAAAGACGTTCAGCGTGCCGCAGACGGCAAAGCCGGTCGCGCCCGGCAGGCGGGCTTCCAGATCGCGCCACAGCCGCATGCTTTCGAGTATCAGCGGTAGTTCGCGGATATCGCGCCCCTGCGTTCGGCACCAACCCCAGTTGCGGCTGGATTGCTCGCAGGCGATCTCCGATTTTTCAAGGAGAGCCGTCGAAATGCCACGCTCGGCCAGAAACAGCGCCGTGCTGCAACCGATGATCCCGCCGCCGATGATGACGACATCGGCCGCCTCGCCGGTCCATTGAGATGTAACGATCCTGTTCACTCGTGGTGCCATGGAAAATGCCTTCCTGTCTGAGACTACAGCCGCCTTTGCGAGAGGATGCGGAATAGCGCGATGCCGATGAGGGGTAACCCGACGGTGATGGCGACCATGATGGTGCCGAGCGCATTGATCTCGGGGCTGACGGAATCGCGCAGCATGCTGTAGATTTGCGTAGGTAAGGTTTCGGTGCCGACCGGACGCCAGAAGATCGAGGCGGTGACGTTGTCGAAGGACAGCGTGAAGGACAACAACAGTCCGGCGACGACGGCCGGCATCAGCAGCGGCAGGGTGATTTCGCGGAATACCTGGAAGCGGTTGGCGCCAAGGGTGGCGGCGGCTTCCTCATAAGCCTTCTGTATGGTCATCAGCCGTGCATGCACGACCAGCACCACATAGGGCAGTGCCAGCATGATATGGCCCGTCAGCAGCAGCCCGAAACTGCGCGGTTGCTTGAACCATTGCAGGAACAGCAAAAGTCCGACTGCCAGCACCGTTTCTGGCACCAGAAGCGGGGTGAGCAGGAACGTGTTGATGAGCTTCTTGCCGGGAAACTCGTAGCGGACCAGTGCAAGGGCGGCGAGAATGCCGACGGTGCCGCAGATGAGAGCGGTCAGCACGCCAAGTAGCAGCGAGGTTTTCAACGCGCGCATCACCGTCTGGTTGGCGAAGAGTTCGCCGAACCAGTGCAGCCCGAAGCCCTGGATCGGGAAGGAGCCGTATTCGGCGGTGTTGAAGGAAAGCAGGATCACCACGAAGACCGGCCCGAACAAGAACAGGTAGACGAGCGCGGTGAAGAGTTTGAGCAGCCAGCCGGGGCTGTCATCGGCGGAAGTCATCGCGTCAGCCCTTTCGTGATCGAACCGATGCCGAGATAGCGGCTATAGACGGCGGTCAGCAGAAGTAGCAGCAGCGTCAGGGCGAGCGACAGCACGGCGCCCATCGGCCAGTTAAGTTCGTGATTGATGGTGTCGGCGATAATGTTGCCAAACATATAGTCGTCGGGTCCGCCAAGGAGGGCTGGCGTGATATAAGTGCCCGCCGCCAGTACCAGCGACAGGAGAATGCCGGAGCAGAGGCCCGGTAGTGACAGCGGCAGGGTGATCTCGCGGAACGCCTGCCATGAGGTGCAGCCAAGGGTTCTGGCGGCATGCAGCAGGTTGCGGTCGATGCCATCGATGCTGACATAGATGTTGAGGATGAGATAGGGCAGCACGAAGCTCAATATGCCGAGGATGACGGAGAATTCGGTGTAAAGCAGGGTCAGCGGCGCATCGGTGATGCCGGCCCACATCAGGAAGGCGTTCACCGCGCCGCGTTCGCCGAGAATATTGATCCAGGCGAGGTTGCGGATGATGAAGCTGATCCAGAAGGGCAGGACCAGCAGCAGCAGCAGGAAGGGCCGCAGCATGGCGGCGGAAAAGGCGATGGTATAGGCGACGGGGTAGCCGATGAAGACGGCGATGATGGTGGCCGTCAGCGCTATGCGTATGGTTTTCCAGAGGCCGGTATAATAATAGGGATCGGAAAACAGCATGGCCCAGTTTTCGAGGTTAAAGCCCGCGGCATCGCGGCCGCCGCCAATATAGGTATTGAAGCTGTAGCGCAGCATCATTGCGGTGGGTGCGATGATCAGCAGCACCAGCACAATGATGGCTGGTGCCAGAAGTAGGATAAGGCGCAGCCGGTCGCCGCGCTCAAGGGGAGCCGCCGCCATATCAGACCCTTCCTTCGATGGGCAGATGGTTTCCGGCTGCATCGAGAAGGGCGATGCGATCGGGATCGAAGCTCGTTTCTGCCAGATCGCCCACCTGCAGCGGGCGGCTGTCGTCGGGGGCGGAGGCGGTGATGCGCAATCCTTCGAGGTCGAGCGTGTAGGTAGTCTTGTCGCCGAGGAAGGTGCGCTCGACCACCCGCGCCGTGGGGGCCTGGGACACGCCCGGCGGGCCGACACGGACATACGGTGAACGGATGACGGCTTCGACTGCTTCGCCCGGTCTTGCTGATACGCGGCCGGGGATGCGGGTGCGAATGCCCACCACATCGATTAGCGTTGAATCCTTGTCGCTTTCGGCCACGGTTGCCGCAAGCACGTTGGCGTGGCCGAGGAATTCTGCGACGAAACGCGACTTCGGAGTGCGGTAGATATCCTCCGGCGTGCCGGTCTGGATGATGCGCCCGTCCTTCATGACAACAACCACATCGGCCATGGCGAGCGCTTCTTCCTGATCGTGGGTGACGAAGACGGTGGTGATGCCGGTTGCCTGCTGCAGCGCGCGGATTTCGCTGCGCATGTCGGCGCGCAGGTTAGCGTCGAGCGCCGACAGCGGTTCGTCGAGAAGCAGGACGTCAGGCTTCGTGACGATGGCGCGGGCAATGGCGATGCGCTGTTGCTGGCCGCCGGACAGTTGCGATGGATAGCGCACTGCGGTTGCGGGAAGACGGACCATCTCCAGTGCTTCGTTGACCTTTGCGGCGATCTCAGCTTTCGGCAGGCCGCGATATTTGAGGCCGAAGGCGATGTTGTCGAACACCGTCTTGTGGGGGAAGAGAGCGTAGTTCTGGAAGACGAGGCCGACATTGCGCTTGTGGACGGGCACATCGGTCACCGGGCGGCCGTTGATGAGGATGTCGCCGTCGCTTACCCCGGCAAGACCGGCGACGGAGCGCAGCAGGGTGGTCTTGCCGCAGCCCGATGGTCCCAGCAACGCCACGAAGCCGCCTGTCTCCACAGTCAGGTTGACATCGTGAACGGCAACGAAGGAGCCGTAACGCAGCGTGACTGAGCGAAATTCCAACATGATCCGGCAGTACTCCTTTGTGGACATGAGAAAGAGACACGCAGCGTTCGAGGGCGCCGCGTGTCTTCGGCGATCCCGGGCGCCTCAGGCGCCCTTGGCGATCCGCCGCCACTGGGTTTCGAACCGGTCGAGATTCTCCGCCCAATAGATGCCATCGGGGATGC
Coding sequences within:
- a CDS encoding 5-deoxy-glucuronate isomerase codes for the protein MSFHIHAHDNENQPIVVPGGHLSLIYFNLVRLKAGERHVFEREELEAHIVPLHGLVDVHVGGHGFSAVGGRRSIWDGRTDSVYAGSRGAITIEALSDCEVAIAGARCAEEYPPFRVTPEEVEMVAVGSSETHSRRDIYHLLGQNGEGRSGRLLVSELYCEQGCWSGYPPHKHDTDRDGETDHEELYHYRFQPETGFGGQFLYREGEARQVVMTGHRDTVLVAGGYHPTVTSPGHAEYIFTILAGRTKRGLLQHFEERHAHLKDAIPGIGTMQAKFR
- a CDS encoding TRAP transporter substrate-binding protein; translated protein: MRTATFVGGAGFALLMSLSAHAVELKLAHAHQDSMESEIHTTSWLFQKYAQDFGTNFNVTIHPNNQLGQEREVYEAMQLGSGADCIISGTAILGNFEKKVGVLDLPFLWKDYDHVHRVLDGEVGTELQTALRNSGFEVVAWLDSWGYRNVATTNKAITNVEDLKGLKIRTIPTDTYVKAINAMGANATPMAFGEIYTAMETGVLDGLEHNASIILANKFNEVAHNYALTRHLFGPLAFVCSSTFVSSLSEADKATLQKAAWFARDAQRSLAPLREGEALKALADAGVNVTEVDTAPLQSAAASVQDELATSFEATGLLEKIRAAAK
- a CDS encoding ABC transporter permease, producing the protein MTSADDSPGWLLKLFTALVYLFLFGPVFVVILLSFNTAEYGSFPIQGFGLHWFGELFANQTVMRALKTSLLLGVLTALICGTVGILAALALVRYEFPGKKLINTFLLTPLLVPETVLAVGLLLFLQWFKQPRSFGLLLTGHIMLALPYVVLVVHARLMTIQKAYEEAAATLGANRFQVFREITLPLLMPAVVAGLLLSFTLSFDNVTASIFWRPVGTETLPTQIYSMLRDSVSPEINALGTIMVAITVGLPLIGIALFRILSQRRL
- a CDS encoding ABC transporter permease codes for the protein MAAAPLERGDRLRLILLLAPAIIVLVLLIIAPTAMMLRYSFNTYIGGGRDAAGFNLENWAMLFSDPYYYTGLWKTIRIALTATIIAVFIGYPVAYTIAFSAAMLRPFLLLLLVLPFWISFIIRNLAWINILGERGAVNAFLMWAGITDAPLTLLYTEFSVILGILSFVLPYLILNIYVSIDGIDRNLLHAARTLGCTSWQAFREITLPLSLPGLCSGILLSLVLAAGTYITPALLGGPDDYMFGNIIADTINHELNWPMGAVLSLALTLLLLLLTAVYSRYLGIGSITKGLTR
- a CDS encoding NAD(P)/FAD-dependent oxidoreductase, translated to MAPRVNRIVTSQWTGEAADVVIIGGGIIGCSTALFLAERGISTALLEKSEIACEQSSRNWGWCRTQGRDIRELPLILESMRLWRDLEARLPGATGFAVCGTLNVFSTDRQIDEGHGWLEKARDYSVDCRMLSAAEISRLVPEHRGRWREALYAPSDGRAEPGMAAPAIAAAAMRAGARIHTRTAVEGIELSGGRISGVLLDRGRRLACQRVVLAGGAWSSAMLRPLDIRLPQLAITESTLRTEAFDGGPALSMKGGGFSIRKRLDGGYTVGFGTTMTAEIVADSFRFLPDFLGLMREEWRSIRLQAGRRTAGSFLSPQQFNRPRTDAVLDPAPVRRDLSKAWHHLVETFPHFRGAKIAEEWAGLIDVTPDAVPVIAPVEAAPGLVVSTGYSGHGFGLGLGAGRLTADLVANDNPVVDPSPFRLSRFRGNQS
- a CDS encoding DSD1 family PLP-dependent enzyme, whose amino-acid sequence is MSSLRPDDPRLLSLPTPCAMIDVAALTRNIDTMAFHARQAGIALRPHAKTHKCAEIARLQLEAGAVGIACATIGEAEALADASVGPLMITSPLAGDEKYARAVQLGERVDLTLTLDHQDHLAQIEAVKSRNARPISVVVELDVGQGRSGTQSVAAAISLAERAVFSPAVVFCGIQGFAGQVQHIADHDAREAGARQVADTLRQTLTGLRQAGITADIVTGSGTGTFGFDCAGPFNEVQVGSYVFMDADYRRITDKEGGALPYEQSLFILTTVVSANREGQVTVDAGTKAVAFNGPMPDMILGAPNGSSYHFAGDEHGVVRLPPGRKPPRLGSRLLLAATHCDPTANLYGHYIALSGKSAEKWHVLGRH
- a CDS encoding ABC transporter ATP-binding protein; its protein translation is MLEFRSVTLRYGSFVAVHDVNLTVETGGFVALLGPSGCGKTTLLRSVAGLAGVSDGDILINGRPVTDVPVHKRNVGLVFQNYALFPHKTVFDNIAFGLKYRGLPKAEIAAKVNEALEMVRLPATAVRYPSQLSGGQQQRIAIARAIVTKPDVLLLDEPLSALDANLRADMRSEIRALQQATGITTVFVTHDQEEALAMADVVVVMKDGRIIQTGTPEDIYRTPKSRFVAEFLGHANVLAATVAESDKDSTLIDVVGIRTRIPGRVSARPGEAVEAVIRSPYVRVGPPGVSQAPTARVVERTFLGDKTTYTLDLEGLRITASAPDDSRPLQVGDLAETSFDPDRIALLDAAGNHLPIEGRV
- a CDS encoding FadR/GntR family transcriptional regulator; translated protein: MEVLKGLSRIDVTSPSEQIIQQLRALIAQGVIKPGDRLPAERALAEQFGVGRSAVREALLKLEFFGILRTRPQSGTVVEDNMTSSGISGLIANMLSIADPAPADMVEARRILEVQTARLAAERAGKAAIAAIRAVHETHVAAVAENRPSIEPDVLFHLEVAKATGNEALHSMVSVFAPRIISSAKESGTCDAGRATQALEEHATILRAIERGDADAAGHAMHRHLIMTGTRYSELDAGT
- a CDS encoding TRAP transporter small permease, with amino-acid sequence MHVTSDFDTVEKEASGKPVATLPGPLGTLFSAVHRLFEIAVVILFAAMVFAALWQVFNRFLLGSTLSWSEEFQRYSHIWLVFFAVPIGYRRNAHIGVDILQNALSARGALVLGWIIDLAWLVLGVATISGTATLMGVAWRQTSPGMGVTMDKVYLGLLIGGAYLVFTAVDRLLQKVLGVSAA